The Sphingopyxis sp. YR583 DNA segment CGCTGACCCAGGCCGACGTGATCCTGATGGCGCCCGAAGCCTATACGCAGGAATTGCCGTGGGATTATGTCAAGGGCTTCGAAAATATCGGCAAATTGCCGAATGTCGTGACGGGGCTCGCGCAGCGCGGCTGGACCGACGACGAACTGCGCAAGCTGACCGGCGACAACTGGCTGCGCATCTACGAAGCGGTGTGGGGAGAATAGACGATGTCCGCGGAAGGGGCAGCGCCGGTTGCGGCGTCGAGGAAGCAGGTCGCCGGGGTGTGCCTCGGCAACGCCATCGAATTCTACGATTTCGTCACCTATGCCTATTTCGCGGCGCAAATCGGGCGGACCTTCTTTCCGTCCGACACGCCGGGGCTCAGCTTGCTCGCGTCGCTCGCGACCTTCGGCGTCGGCTTCCTGACCCGGCCACTCGGCGCGATCCTGCTCGGACGGTTCGCCGACCGGGTCGGCCGCAAGCCGGCGATGCTGGTCTCTTTTGGCCTGATGGGGTTTGCGTCGCTCGCGCTGCCGCTCATTCCGTCCTACGCCGCAATCGGCGTCGCCGCGCCGGTGATGGTGGTGCTCTGCCGCCTGATCCAGGGCTTCGCGGTCGGCGGCGAGGTCGGCGCCGCGACCGCCTTCCTGATGGAAGCGGCCCCGGCGAACCGGCGCGGCCTCTATACCTCGCTGCAGGCGATGAGTGCTGACCTCTCGGCCCTGACCGCCGGCATTATCGGGCTGCTGCTCTCGTCGCTGATGAGCGACGCGATGCTCGACGCATGGGGCTGGCGCATCGCCCTGCTGCTCGGCGCGGTGATCATCCCGATCGGCCTCGTCCTGCGGCGCACCCTCGTCGAAACGCTCCATCCCGAAGCCGCGAACGATCCGGTGGAGATCGCCGTCAGCTATCGCCGCGTCGCGATCGCCGGGGTGTGCCTCGTAGCGGCGGCGACGACGACCAACTATCTGCTCAAATATATGACGACATATGCCAGCGCGACGCTGGGCATGACGACCCAGTTCGCCTTCGGCGCGACGGTGGTGGTTGGCGTCTGCGGCGCCATCTGCGCGCCGCTCGCCGGATCGCTGTCGGACCGCATCGGGCGCAAGCCGGTGATGCTGGTGCCGTGGATCGCCCTCGCCCTCGCCGTCTTTCCCTGTTTCGAACTGCTCGAACAGCAACGGACGGCAACCGCGCTCTATGTTGCCTGCGCGATCCTCGCGATCTGTTCGACCTTCGCCTCATCGGTCTTCTTCGTCGTGATCGCAGAATCGCTGCCGCAGCGCGTGCGCTCGGGCGCACTCGGCCTGATCTATGCGCTGGCGGTATCGGTGTTCGGCGGGTCGGCGCAATTTACCGTCGCCTGGCTGACCCAGTTGAGCGGTAGCCCGATGAC contains these protein-coding regions:
- a CDS encoding MFS transporter, yielding MSAEGAAPVAASRKQVAGVCLGNAIEFYDFVTYAYFAAQIGRTFFPSDTPGLSLLASLATFGVGFLTRPLGAILLGRFADRVGRKPAMLVSFGLMGFASLALPLIPSYAAIGVAAPVMVVLCRLIQGFAVGGEVGAATAFLMEAAPANRRGLYTSLQAMSADLSALTAGIIGLLLSSLMSDAMLDAWGWRIALLLGAVIIPIGLVLRRTLVETLHPEAANDPVEIAVSYRRVAIAGVCLVAAATTTNYLLKYMTTYASATLGMTTQFAFGATVVVGVCGAICAPLAGSLSDRIGRKPVMLVPWIALALAVFPCFELLEQQRTATALYVACAILAICSTFASSVFFVVIAESLPQRVRSGALGLIYALAVSVFGGSAQFTVAWLTQLSGSPMTPAWYMIGGVIIGLIAMYSIPETAPVKRARLAAHDTGANA